The Glycine soja cultivar W05 chromosome 15, ASM419377v2, whole genome shotgun sequence region CGTGGACGTAATTGTCACATAATTATGCAGCCTTGTGGATTCTCTTCGCTGAAATATTGATCACCACGGTTCACATAACAGGGTCTGCCTCCACCGTAACTATCATATACGGGCCTTGCATAGTACCCGTCGTAACAGAACATGGGCCCACCGTATTCGTACCCAGGCCCAACGGGCCTGCCTTCGTAGCACGGAGGAGGAGCATAGAGCATCCCAACTGGAACCGCCATAGGTGCAGCCATATGTGGCTGCACGGGTAAGGGAGCTGGCGCGGGCTTGTCCTTGGGCTTCTCGGGCCCGGGCTTGGGCTTCTCGGCTTCCTTTTTCGGAGCATCCCCTTTGGGCTTCTCCCCaccatccttctttttctcgGGCTCGGCCTTGGGTTTCTCGCCGCCACCGTCCTTCTTTTTCTCGGGCTCGGCCTTGGGCTTCTCGCCGCCACCGTCCTTCTTTTTCTCGGGCTCGGCCTTGGGCTTCTCAGCTTTGGGAGGGTCTGCTTTAGGCTTCTCGGCCTTGGGCTTGGGCAGTTCCAGTATCTCAATGCTCTTGATAGAGCCTCCACCTTTGTAGCAAAGCTTGTCTCTTATCTTCTCGGGGCTACAACACACCACTGTGATGAACACAATGTTTTCCTTCTCATCGAACTTCTGGTCCCGAATTTCTCttgttcacaaaatttcaacACCCAAAAATTAACTCAATTTGATACCCTCTTGCAACCCCAAATAAATGCATGcaaattgcaaaattttcatttcacaATTCTGATTCTAGTATGTATAAAgtacataacataaaaaaagaagaagcaagggTGATGAACTCACGAGGGTACTTGCCGAGAAGTTTCTTAACCTTCTTGTAGCATTTCTCACACTCAAGGTCAACCTTGAGTTTCATGATGGTCACCTGAATTAATGTGTTCAACAAATCCACCCATTAGAATTATAGTATCCCATGTATCCAAAGTGAACCAAACTTATGATTGTGGCATATAGAATAGAAGAATGGCATCATCAATTTGGTTATGTTATACAATAACAAATTCAAGCAGAAAAGCAGAACAATTGAAATCACATTTTCATACTATGTAAACAAGGACAAGAAATAATGAGCATTAATCCAAAAggttttgagataaaaaaaaaaaaagagtgatcaTGAAGCTTCAGATGAGAATTGAAAGCTGTGTACCTTTTCAGCCATGGTTTTGTGGATCAAGAGATCAGATCTGAGGCTCAGGTTGTAATGCAGACAAAAGTGATCAGAGCAAACCAACACAGAGGGAAAGTGACAGAAAAGCAAAACTTAAGAAGGCATTAGCGCACCTCGTTCACCAATCAAACTTCAACATGTAGTCCCACAAAGTTGAATTTCATGCTAAGGTATTGTATTCACACCTGAGGGTGGCCAGAACCAAAGGGTGTGTGTCTATGCTGTTAAATACTTATAGTAACACAAGATTGGATTGATGATGGCTTTGCAACTCAGCACACAGCTTCTACTCCCATGTGCTGTCTTTGGTTGACACGCCTAATATTGTTGACTCAAT contains the following coding sequences:
- the LOC114387619 gene encoding pollen-specific leucine-rich repeat extensin-like protein 1, translating into MAEKVTIMKLKVDLECEKCYKKVKKLLGKYPQIRDQKFDEKENIVFITVVCCSPEKIRDKLCYKGGGSIKSIEILELPKPKAEKPKADPPKAEKPKAEPEKKKDGGGEKPKAEPEKKKDGGGEKPKAEPEKKKDGGEKPKGDAPKKEAEKPKPGPEKPKDKPAPAPLPVQPHMAAPMAVPVGMLYAPPPCYEGRPVGPGYEYGGPMFCYDGYYARPVYDSYGGGRPCYVNRGDQYFSEENPQGCIIM